A window of the Hordeum vulgare subsp. vulgare chromosome 5H, MorexV3_pseudomolecules_assembly, whole genome shotgun sequence genome harbors these coding sequences:
- the LOC123396859 gene encoding syntaxin-52-like, whose protein sequence is MASSTDPWVREHGEAARLANDVASIVADRAALRQSGPEAMRHTSAICHKITILGTRLDTLEGMLARLPPNPCTTDKELYKRRDMLNCFSLQIHIIWPPLPSSHPLSKFRLINNVSSSRSVTNSSSIQAPDFAGLTLP, encoded by the exons ATGGCGTCGTCCACAGATCCATGGGTGCGGGAGCACGGCGAGGCAGCGCGCCTCGCCAACGACGTCGCCTCCATAGTCGCCGACCGGGCTGCGCTCCGGCAGTCCGGCCCGGAGGCCATGCGCCACACCTCCGCCATCTGCCACAAGATCACCATCCTCGGGACCAGGCTCGACACCCTTGAGGGGATGCTCGCCAGGCTTCCCCCAAATCCATGTAC CACCGACAAGGAGCTGTATAAGCGCCGAGACATGCTTAATTGTTTTAGCTTACAAATACATATCATTTGGCCGCCATTGCCTTCCTCGCATCCTCTCTCAAAATTCAGACTCATCAATAACGTCTCATCGAGTAGATCGGTGACCAACTCCTCGAGCATCCAG GCCCCGGATTTTGCCGGCCTGACTCTTCCTTGA